The Brassica napus cultivar Da-Ae chromosome C1, Da-Ae, whole genome shotgun sequence DNA segment GCTTTCTTCAGATCTCTGATAAGTTCCATGCGACAActgttgttgatcttcttaaCCCGAGGTTCTGAACCCTCTGCATACAATCGTTTTGGTAGCTCAAGCTCCATATctacaaaagataataaaagACATGGTTGTTAACACCAAAAGACATAATAACAATATCAACAAGCGTCCGAAACAAGCGTAAGAACTGAGCCAAGCACAAGATAATAATGAAAAGTAAAACACCATTGTCTAATCAAATTTAGAAGCACATTTGATCGATTAATCAAATAAGACAAGTCAATCTCCATCTCGCAATTCAAAAACGCATATACACATCAAACATTAACCGAATCGAGGAACATGAAATAAAGAAAGATCGGACGTAATACCTTAGCTTAATGCGATttcagagaaagagagaagcagAGAGAACCGTCACGAAGCGACGCGGCGGCAAGAGGGGCGGCAAGAGGAGGAGATACGCGGATAGAGGCGGAGAGAATCGACGAGGCGGCGAGAGGAAAAGCGACGCGGAGAGATGCGGAGAGAATCGACGAGGCGGCGAGAGGAGAATCGACGAGGCGGCGAGAGGAGAAGCGACGCGGAGAGAGGCGGAGAGAACCGGAGAGGTCGCGAGAAGCGGAGAGGCGGAGAGAGGTGGAGAGAAGCAACGACGCGGCGAGAGGAGGAGAGACGCagagagaggcggagagaaGATGATAGGTCGCGAGAAGCGGAGAGACGGAGAGAGGTGGAGAGAATCGACGAGGCGGCGAGAGGAGGAGAGACGCGGAGAGGCGGAGATAAGAGGAGAGGTGGAGAGAAGCGGAGATGCGGAGAGGCGGAGAGGTTTCCGTTGTTGATTTCACCGGAGGGAACAGAACGAAGCAGACACAATCGCCATGCTCTTCGCCGTTGAAAAGAGAGGCGGAGAGACCAAGAAGTTTTTAGGGTTAGGAAAATCAAATGTTTCTACATTTTttgttctgaatttttttttcccggCAACTTTATTAAAACaaccttattttattttttttaaatacaattacttatgtttaataaattaaggGAAATTAATTTAAGGTTACTTTTGGTATTATGGAAAACATTATACTATAGGGACAACTTGAAATTGGATTTATACCATAGGGACAACTATGCTGATTTCTTGTTCTCTTTTagcaattttcccaaaaaaattttctattcgatttaatttcaattaaaattttattaataaattaaataaatataatttttatttataaattcagtaaatagaaaacaaagtaattacgtcgctaattcccgatgtattaacgaggaaaattaacgacgaaatatcgaggactaattaacgaggattttacgtggattcagttacgattctattacgacgaatGCTTTTCGTGTTCCTTACGTTTTTATTACGATGAATTTGTTTAGAGGTTTTTGCgggtcttttacgacgaatcctttacgagttttttacgaggaaaaccAACGACCGCATTACGTGGAAAccccacgtggtctttacgacgaaagattaattcttctttacgaggaatattTAACCTCGCTAATTAACGACGAAATGGCGACGAATATTCTCTTACGACAatcatataacgacgaaacgcctttcatcgccatttcctcgtaactcttcttttccgaggaaataacgacgattttggccgtcgttaaatttgtgttttcttgtagtggtaacGTTGACAAGATGGCGACGAGCAACGACGGCTCTTCCTCTGGAGAAGAGCGTGAAGCTCCCGAAACGACGCCTGCGTCTTTTTCTGCAACACCGGCGCCGTAACAACCCTCCTCCATAGAGACCACCATGGCGTGCCTTGCACAACAGGACGCAGCCCAGAAGGCGGCGACCGACCAAATCGCGGCACTCGCAAAAATCTTAGCTCCTCTCGCTGCGAACGTGGAAGCCTCAACGGCGCAGTACGGAAGACATCTGTTAAGCACAGAGAGAGGAACCGGGGCGACGCCGGCGCACGCTGAAGACCAAGATGTCAACGACGGCTATACGACTCAAACCCCTGGAGGCCTCGACGCGCAGACCATAAACGAGCTCGCCGCGTTAAAACAGTCAGTGGTCGATATAAACTCTAAAATCCACAACGTGACTACGTCTGCTCCTCAGATCGAGTGTGTCCTCGCAGAATCTCTCTCGACACTGTTTACAGAAAAAATAATTGGGGTCCGACTCCGAAAAATGGACAAGTTCCGTCTTCCGACCTTCGACGGCGTTTCCAACCCTTCTGCCCATGTCACGTCCTTCAATATCGCAATGCGCCGCGCGAATCTCTCTGACGAAGAAAAAGACGCTGGCTTTTGTCAGCTTttcgtcgaaaccctagaaggaATCGCTCTCAACTTGTTCACCGGCCTTCAAGAAAACTCGTCAACAGTTTTCACGACCTCTCAACGGCTTTCCTCAAGAACTATAACATGTTTACTCGCCAGGAAGCCACCGCTACGGATCTCTGGAACCTCAATCACGCCAATGGGCAAAGCCTCCGAGATTTCATGGAGAAGTTTAAATTCGTTGTCTCAAAAGTCGACATCCCGGACCACATAGCTGTGGAATCATTGATGAACACCCTCCATATCAAATCGCCATTTCGAGCCGACCTTTATCGGCACCCGACGAGATCCGTGCCGGATGCTATCGCTCGATCCAACAACTTCATCCGTATGGAGGAAGACACTAGGGCAAAGGCGGCGAAAGAGGCGGCAGGAAAACAAACGCCCGCCCGGACGAACGACACCCGTCAGGAGCCGCGTCAACATTCTACGGGCAGCAAAACCAACTAGAAGAGGGGTTACATGAATGTAGTGGACGAAGAGGAGCCCTCAGGTTCTGCGGTTGTCGTGCAAGAGAAGGGATGGAATCATTGGGACCGAGACACCGCCCAACAGAAATCCAATTCTCCCGAACCAAAGAGCTCAAATGCTGCGGAACCAAGCAAGTGGTGTACGTATCACGAGGTCAAGTCACACGACACGAAGGATTACAAAGTCATTTACAGACATTTCCTCAAGTCGATCGAAAGTGGCAAAATCGAGACAGAACCTCCTCCGCAGAAGCCGAGGAACAATAAGAGCTGGagcaaaaacaaagagaagaaaactCAGAAATCTCAAGCCCTGGCTCCTCAGAAAGAAGAGCGAGCTAGCCCCAGTGAACAACCTCAATCTCGAGGGAGAGTCAACTGATAAAGAACCACCTAAAAACCGGCGGCGAGTAGAAGTAATTCTCTCTCGGCATGACGACTCCTCGGATGACGAAATTCCGTCGATAGCACAAGATTTGCGTGAAACGTTGGGGAGAAAAACGGACTC contains these protein-coding regions:
- the LOC106374075 gene encoding uncharacterized protein LOC106374075, whose amino-acid sequence is MACLAQQDAAQKAATDQIAALAKILAPLAANVEASTAQYGRHLLSTERGTGATPAHAEDQDVNDGYTTQTPGGLDAQTINELAALKQSVVDINSKIHNVTTSAPQIECVLAESLSTLFTEKIIGVRLRKMDKFRLPTFDGVSNPSAHVTSFNIAMRRANLSDEEKDAGFCQLFVETLEGIALNLFTGLQENSSTEATATDLWNLNHANGQSLRDFMEKFKFVVSKVDIPDHIAVESLMNTLHIKSPFRADLYRHPTRSVPDAIARSNNFIRMEEDTRAKAAKEAAGKQTPARTNDTRQEPRQHSTGSKTN